A genomic window from Fusobacterium sp. includes:
- a CDS encoding NCS2 family permease, protein MNSENQGFLDNFFKITERGSNIKVEMGAGLATFMTMSYILIVHPLIMKGAGMPANQVFTVTAITSCIFTLLMGLYAKLPFALAPAMGSNAFLAMTLVGSGAVTWQQGLAMNFVSGIIFLLMSIFGFREVIVKFLPKSLKLGIGAAVGIFLIELGFKNGGLMKAVNGSVSIGDLSNPAAMTALFGIFITAILAARKVKCDMLLGIVSATLIGIPLGVTKIPASFIAMPSTISDIALKLDFSNILSIKVLPILFVFFVGDFFSTLGTLLGVSEKAGLLDKNGDLPDIQKPFLVDALGTVVGAAMGTTTITTFVESAAGVGAGGRTGLTAVSTGILFFFSLFLSPLALMVPAAATAPALIIMGILMLGGMRNIEYDNFTESFPVFFMIICTAFTNSISNGVGAGIISYAVVKIGAGKAKEVSIGLYVLAAIMVFYFIK, encoded by the coding sequence ATGAACAGTGAAAATCAAGGTTTCTTGGATAATTTCTTCAAAATAACAGAAAGAGGAAGCAATATCAAAGTTGAAATGGGAGCTGGATTGGCTACTTTTATGACTATGTCATATATCTTAATAGTTCATCCATTGATTATGAAAGGGGCAGGTATGCCTGCTAACCAAGTCTTTACAGTAACTGCTATTACATCTTGTATCTTTACACTTCTTATGGGACTTTATGCTAAACTTCCTTTTGCTCTTGCACCAGCTATGGGAAGTAATGCTTTCCTTGCTATGACATTAGTTGGAAGTGGTGCTGTAACATGGCAGCAAGGTCTTGCTATGAACTTTGTATCTGGAATAATCTTCCTTCTTATGTCTATATTTGGTTTTAGAGAAGTTATTGTAAAATTTCTTCCTAAAAGTTTAAAGTTAGGTATAGGAGCAGCAGTTGGAATTTTTCTTATTGAGTTAGGTTTTAAAAATGGCGGACTTATGAAAGCTGTAAATGGTTCTGTATCAATTGGTGATTTAAGTAATCCAGCAGCTATGACTGCACTTTTTGGTATTTTTATTACAGCTATACTTGCTGCTAGAAAAGTAAAATGTGATATGCTTCTTGGAATAGTTTCTGCAACTCTTATAGGAATTCCTTTAGGGGTTACAAAAATACCTGCCAGCTTTATAGCTATGCCTAGTACTATCAGTGATATCGCCTTAAAACTAGATTTTTCAAATATATTAAGCATAAAAGTACTCCCTATACTTTTTGTATTCTTTGTTGGAGATTTTTTCTCAACATTAGGAACGTTACTGGGGGTTTCTGAAAAAGCTGGTCTTTTAGATAAAAATGGAGATCTTCCTGATATTCAAAAACCTTTTCTGGTAGATGCTCTTGGTACAGTAGTTGGTGCTGCTATGGGAACTACTACTATTACTACATTTGTTGAATCTGCTGCTGGGGTTGGTGCTGGTGGAAGAACAGGACTTACTGCAGTTTCTACTGGAATCTTATTCTTCTTTAGTTTATTTTTGAGCCCATTAGCTCTTATGGTACCTGCTGCTGCAACTGCTCCAGCTCTTATCATAATGGGAATTCTTATGCTTGGTGGAATGAGAAATATTGAATATGACAACTTCACTGAATCATTTCCTGTATTTTTTATGATTATCTGTACAGCATTTACTAACAGTATTTCTAATGGAGTTGGTGCTGGAATAATTTCTTATGCTGTAGTTAAAATCGGTGCTGGAAAAGCTAAAGAAGTAAGTATTGGACTATATGTTCTTGCTGCTATTATGGTATTTTACTTTATAAAATAA
- a CDS encoding ankyrin repeat domain-containing protein has translation MELLKFLEENDLKAFKENLDMDSIEEIDENGNTILHYCVEDGAYDFIDALVYCGADPNAKNKDGDTPVHIAAIKDLGKIMELLLEFGGEVNIKNNHQRTALNLATALKAKSVLKVIENSGIGYSDMVGREKISHHRRLEEEY, from the coding sequence ATGGAACTTTTGAAATTTTTAGAAGAAAATGATTTAAAAGCATTTAAAGAAAATTTAGATATGGATAGCATTGAGGAAATTGATGAAAATGGAAATACTATTCTACATTATTGTGTTGAAGATGGAGCATATGATTTTATAGATGCTTTGGTATATTGTGGAGCTGATCCTAATGCTAAAAACAAAGATGGAGATACACCTGTGCATATAGCAGCAATAAAAGATTTAGGAAAAATAATGGAACTTCTTTTAGAATTTGGAGGAGAAGTTAATATCAAAAATAATCATCAAAGAACTGCTTTAAATCTTGCTACTGCTTTAAAGGCAAAGAGTGTTCTAAAAGTTATAGAAAATAGTGGAATAGGCTATTCAGATATGGTAGGAAGAGAAAAGATATCTCATCATAGAAGATTAGAAGAAGAATATTAA
- a CDS encoding tRNA1(Val) (adenine(37)-N6)-methyltransferase → MLANEDITLLTGKYKLIQKKDGFRFSVDAVILSDFFAYPKKGKILDIGTGNGIIPILLFSKEKGENITGIDIQEENVELAEKNIEFNFLNKNIKIVHGDVKEYSMGNSFDYIVSNPPYMKVDGKKQNILSCKSIARHEIELNLFQLVQNAKRLLKPIGSFSLVHRSYRFTDISRILEDSGFSLKRVRFVYFSKEKNSNLVLIEAWKGKKCKLEIEPPLCLEESGY, encoded by the coding sequence ATGTTAGCAAATGAAGATATTACATTGCTGACTGGAAAATATAAGCTTATTCAAAAGAAAGATGGGTTTAGATTTTCTGTAGATGCAGTAATCTTATCAGATTTTTTTGCTTATCCTAAAAAAGGCAAGATACTAGATATAGGAACTGGAAACGGAATTATTCCTATACTTCTTTTTTCAAAAGAAAAAGGAGAAAATATAACTGGAATTGATATACAAGAAGAGAATGTTGAGTTGGCTGAAAAGAATATTGAGTTCAACTTTCTCAATAAAAATATAAAAATAGTACATGGTGATGTCAAAGAATACTCTATGGGAAATTCTTTTGATTATATAGTTTCAAACCCTCCATATATGAAAGTGGATGGGAAGAAACAAAATATCCTTAGCTGCAAATCTATAGCAAGACATGAAATAGAGTTAAATCTTTTTCAATTGGTACAAAATGCAAAAAGACTTTTAAAGCCAATTGGAAGCTTTTCCTTAGTTCATAGAAGTTATAGATTCACAGATATATCAAGAATTCTTGAAGATAGTGGGTTCTCTCTTAAAAGGGTAAGGTTTGTTTATTTTTCTAAGGAGAAAAATTCTAATCTTGTTCTGATTGAAGCATGGAAAGGAAAGAAATGCAAATTAGAGATTGAACCACCACTTTGCTTAGAGGAGAGTGGTTACTGA